A stretch of the Lolium perenne isolate Kyuss_39 chromosome 3, Kyuss_2.0, whole genome shotgun sequence genome encodes the following:
- the LOC139837518 gene encoding uncharacterized protein, producing the protein MTRPCRFKKRGCRETLRYTEARRHEEEACSYSPYRCPFDGCDFCGFLLYGHILDAHDPELSTVVTLQKCEPFRAVLHHEDKSVFLLLNGGDIPTGRSLSVVRVCPYREAEEHEQVEAKYVMDVEGEGTSLCLTAPGPVPFVRRLDGYKTKVFMFVPDAFWGSSGSVTVTLYL; encoded by the coding sequence ATGACAAGGCCCTGCCGGTTCAAGAAGCGCGGCTGCAGGGAGACCCTCCGGTACACCGAGGCGCGGCGCCACGAGGAGGAGGCGTGCAGCTACTCGCCGTACCGCTGCCCATTCGACGGCTGCGATTTTTGCGGATTCCTCCTCTACGGCCACATCCTCGACGCCCATGACCCGGAACTGTCGACGGTGGTGACACTGCAGAAGTGTGAGCCCTTTCGCGCGGTCCTGCACCACGAAGACAAGAGCGTGTTCCTCTTGCTTAACGGCGGCGATATTCCAACGGGACGCTCTCTCTCGGTGGTTCGTGTCTGCCCTTACAGGGAGGCGGAGGAACACGAGCAAGTGGAGGCGAAGTACGTAATGGATGTGGAAGGAGAGGGGACGTCGCTCTGTCTGACGGCGCCCGGGCCTGTGCCGTTCGTCCGCCGGCTGGACGGGTACAAGACCAAGGTGTTCATGTTCGTGCCGGACGCGTTCTGGGGCTCTTCTGGCAGTGTCACCGTCACGTTGTACCTCTAA